A region from the Paenarthrobacter aurescens genome encodes:
- the thrS gene encoding threonine--tRNA ligase, translating to MSDAQQITLIVDGEETKVTEGTTGAELFFERRDVVVARVNGVLKDLDQVLTEGADVQGVTIDSPDGLNVLRHSTAHVMAQAVQQLRPDAKLGIGPYITDGFYFDFDVSEPFTPEDLRTLEKMMQKIINQNQKFVRRVVTEDEARQAMANEPYKLELLGKKNEATDAAEGVNVEVGAGDITIYDNVDRKSGESIWCDLCRGPHLQNTKIISNAFALTRSSAAYWLGNQNNQQLQRIYGTAWPTKEALKAYQERIAEAERRDHRKLGVELDLFSFPDELGSGLPVFHPKGGIIRKAMEDYSRQRHVDAGYEFVYTPHITKGHLYEVSGHLDWYKDGMFPAMQVDAEFNEDGSVRKPAQDYYLKPMNCPMHNLIFRSRGRSYRELPLRLFEFGSVYRYEKSGVVHGLTRVRGMTQDDAHIYCTREQMKDELTTTLNFVLGLLKDYGLDDFYLELSTKNEEKFVGDDAAWEEATRTLSEVAAASGLELVPDPGGAAFYGPKISVQAKDALGRTWQMSTIQLDFNLPERFELEYQAADGTRQRPVMIHRALFGSVERFMGVLTEHYAGAFPAWLAPVQVVGSPVAEAFNDYMFDVVGQLKAAGIRAEVDISSDRFPKKIRTASKDKIPFVLIAGGEDAEAGAVSFRFRDGSQDNGVPVAEAVRRIVDAVKNRES from the coding sequence GTGTCAGATGCCCAACAGATCACCCTCATCGTCGATGGCGAAGAGACCAAGGTGACGGAAGGGACTACCGGCGCGGAACTCTTCTTCGAGCGCCGCGACGTCGTAGTTGCCCGGGTCAATGGCGTACTCAAGGACCTTGACCAGGTTCTCACCGAGGGCGCCGACGTCCAGGGCGTCACCATCGATTCCCCCGACGGACTCAATGTTCTTCGCCATTCCACGGCCCACGTCATGGCGCAGGCTGTGCAGCAGTTGCGCCCCGACGCCAAGCTTGGGATCGGCCCCTACATCACTGACGGCTTCTACTTCGACTTTGACGTCTCTGAACCGTTCACTCCGGAAGACCTGCGCACCCTGGAGAAGATGATGCAAAAAATCATCAACCAGAACCAGAAATTCGTGCGCCGTGTTGTCACCGAAGACGAAGCCCGCCAAGCCATGGCCAACGAGCCCTACAAGCTGGAGCTGCTGGGTAAGAAAAACGAGGCCACCGACGCCGCCGAAGGGGTCAATGTTGAGGTCGGTGCCGGCGACATCACGATCTACGACAATGTGGACCGAAAGAGCGGCGAGAGCATCTGGTGCGATCTCTGCCGCGGCCCCCACCTGCAAAACACCAAAATCATCTCCAACGCCTTCGCCCTGACCCGGTCCTCTGCGGCGTATTGGCTCGGCAACCAGAACAATCAGCAGCTGCAGCGCATTTACGGTACTGCGTGGCCAACCAAGGAAGCCCTCAAGGCGTACCAGGAACGCATTGCCGAGGCCGAGCGCCGGGATCACCGCAAGCTCGGCGTTGAACTGGATCTTTTCTCCTTCCCTGACGAACTGGGTTCGGGCCTTCCTGTGTTCCACCCCAAGGGCGGCATTATCCGCAAGGCCATGGAGGATTACTCCCGCCAGCGCCACGTAGATGCCGGCTACGAGTTCGTCTACACCCCGCACATCACCAAGGGACACCTCTACGAGGTATCCGGGCACCTTGACTGGTACAAGGACGGCATGTTCCCGGCGATGCAGGTGGACGCCGAATTCAACGAAGACGGCAGCGTGCGGAAACCGGCTCAGGACTACTACCTGAAACCGATGAACTGCCCCATGCACAACCTGATCTTCCGCTCCCGCGGCCGGTCCTACCGCGAACTTCCGTTGCGCCTGTTCGAATTCGGTTCGGTGTACCGCTATGAAAAGTCCGGCGTTGTGCACGGGCTGACCCGTGTCCGCGGCATGACACAGGATGACGCCCACATCTACTGCACCCGCGAGCAGATGAAGGACGAGCTCACCACCACGCTGAACTTCGTACTGGGCCTGCTCAAGGACTACGGCCTGGATGACTTCTACTTGGAGCTTTCCACCAAGAATGAAGAGAAGTTCGTTGGTGACGACGCCGCCTGGGAGGAAGCCACGCGTACTCTTTCCGAGGTAGCCGCAGCTTCAGGCCTGGAACTCGTTCCGGATCCGGGCGGAGCAGCCTTCTATGGCCCCAAGATCTCTGTCCAGGCAAAGGACGCCCTTGGCAGAACCTGGCAGATGTCCACAATCCAGCTCGACTTCAACCTGCCGGAACGCTTCGAACTGGAGTATCAGGCTGCGGACGGCACCCGCCAGCGTCCGGTCATGATCCACCGGGCACTTTTCGGTTCCGTGGAACGCTTCATGGGCGTGCTCACTGAGCACTACGCCGGAGCCTTCCCCGCGTGGCTCGCTCCCGTCCAGGTAGTGGGCAGTCCAGTGGCCGAAGCTTTCAATGACTACATGTTCGACGTCGTTGGGCAGCTCAAGGCGGCCGGCATCCGGGCCGAGGTGGATATCTCCTCGGACCGGTTCCCCAAGAAGATCCGCACAGCCAGCAAGGACAAGATTCCGTTTGTCCTGATTGCCGGCGGTGAGGACGCAGAGGCCGGTGCGGTGTCGTTCCGTTTCCGGGATGGCAGCCAGGACAACGGCGTGCCCGTAGCCGAGGCGGTCCGCAGGATCGTTGACGCTGTCAAGAACCGCGAGAGCTGA
- a CDS encoding HIT domain-containing protein has translation MQENTGAEAGLPGDADVTDDFGLAGVPDAFQRLWTPHRMAYIKGGQDQFKNKDDCPFCVGPTRSDEEALIVHRGRTCYVVLNLFPYNPGHLLICPYRHVPDYTDITVEETAEFAELTQTAMRVLRKVSNPSGFNLGMNQGVTGGAGIAAHLHQHVVPRWGGDGNFFPIIAQTKAITQTLDEVRKLVAEAWPGESNAQ, from the coding sequence GTGCAGGAGAACACAGGCGCAGAAGCTGGCCTTCCGGGCGATGCCGATGTAACCGATGATTTCGGATTGGCGGGCGTACCGGACGCTTTTCAGCGCCTGTGGACTCCACACCGGATGGCCTACATCAAGGGCGGGCAGGATCAATTCAAGAACAAGGATGACTGCCCGTTCTGTGTAGGGCCCACTCGCTCGGACGAGGAAGCCCTGATCGTCCACCGGGGACGGACTTGCTACGTCGTCCTGAATCTCTTTCCTTACAACCCCGGGCACCTTCTCATCTGCCCCTACCGGCATGTACCGGACTACACGGACATCACCGTGGAGGAAACAGCCGAGTTCGCCGAACTGACGCAGACGGCCATGCGGGTCCTGCGGAAAGTCTCGAATCCGAGCGGTTTCAACCTGGGAATGAACCAAGGCGTTACCGGGGGTGCCGGCATCGCCGCGCATCTCCATCAGCACGTGGTTCCGCGCTGGGGCGGGGATGGCAACTTCTTCCCGATCATCGCTCAGACCAAGGCCATCACGCAGACACTCGATGAGGTCCGCAAGCTCGTGGCCGAAGCCTGGCCGGGGGAGTCGAATGCTCAATAG
- a CDS encoding type 1 glutamine amidotransferase — protein MTSEAPHTPEAQASPDNQSSKGTIRVLQLYPREMNIYGDWGNALVLKQRIKWHGYTPELLEYNVGDEFPDDVDIIVGGGGQDSGQLVIQDDLQARAARLKQLADEGAPMLVICGLYQLFGKFFKTSTGPVIPGIGILDVETHGTDERLIGNVSMKSTEFGDILGYENHSGQTTLGPGVQPLGTVTKGAGNNSKDGHEGARYNNVVASYLHGSLLPKNPAIADFLIRTAAERKFGSFVPGTPDDEYARLAREHAARRPR, from the coding sequence ATGACTTCGGAAGCACCGCACACGCCGGAAGCACAGGCGTCGCCGGACAACCAGTCCAGCAAGGGGACAATCCGCGTTCTCCAGCTCTACCCGCGGGAAATGAACATCTATGGCGACTGGGGCAACGCCCTGGTCCTCAAGCAACGGATCAAGTGGCATGGCTACACCCCGGAGTTGCTTGAGTACAACGTGGGCGACGAATTCCCGGACGACGTCGACATCATTGTTGGCGGCGGCGGCCAGGACAGCGGCCAATTGGTCATTCAGGACGACCTCCAGGCACGCGCAGCCCGCCTCAAGCAGTTGGCGGACGAGGGCGCGCCCATGCTGGTCATTTGTGGCTTGTACCAACTTTTCGGGAAGTTCTTCAAGACCAGCACTGGCCCGGTCATTCCCGGCATCGGCATTCTTGACGTCGAAACCCACGGCACTGATGAGCGGCTCATCGGCAACGTGAGCATGAAGTCCACCGAGTTTGGCGACATCCTCGGATATGAGAACCACAGCGGGCAGACTACTCTGGGCCCCGGCGTCCAGCCACTGGGCACGGTAACAAAGGGAGCGGGCAACAACAGCAAGGACGGACATGAGGGCGCACGTTATAACAATGTTGTGGCGAGCTACCTGCACGGTTCCTTACTCCCGAAGAACCCGGCCATAGCGGATTTCCTCATCCGCACGGCTGCCGAACGCAAGTTCGGCAGTTTCGTACCGGGAACGCCCGACGACGAATACGCCCGCCTTGCGCGCGAACACGCAGCCCGGCGGCCAAGGTAG
- a CDS encoding CapA family protein codes for MKFMGKVTFSGGRFRPRKAALFASGVALVLSLASCGVIAENEDADRSSAAPAPASEAPSPTRTPAPNPTPGKGPACPELRCTSITVTGDMLVHTQLWQQARADAAALGQPGYTFVPLLEGQRRYIRNSDLAICHQETPVATPEGPFSAYPSFDVPPQIITASKDVGYKACTTASNHTIDRGTEGLLRTLDALDAAGLKHTGSYRTEAASKEILMLQTDAAKVAVIIGTYGHNGQIPEYPWLVDELDPATMIAKAKQAKALGADIVLGVMHAGDEYASEANAQQQEVAHALVDSGQFTMIYGHHTHSVLPIENYKGTWIVYGLGNGVTELSPWYVLNNEGLLVRAQFSQNTEGVWSVSDLAWAPSVIVRDPYRWCSVASDAPQGVCATPAADAQTYQRTKTVVESMGAAAAGAHELLITKEK; via the coding sequence ATGAAATTCATGGGCAAAGTCACATTTTCAGGCGGACGGTTTCGTCCTCGCAAGGCGGCGCTCTTTGCCAGCGGCGTGGCTTTGGTCCTATCGCTGGCCTCGTGCGGTGTCATTGCGGAAAACGAAGACGCTGATCGCAGCAGTGCCGCTCCCGCCCCCGCCAGCGAGGCCCCAAGCCCAACACGCACCCCCGCACCAAACCCCACCCCGGGCAAGGGGCCCGCTTGTCCCGAACTCCGCTGTACATCCATTACCGTGACCGGAGACATGCTGGTTCATACCCAGCTCTGGCAACAAGCAAGGGCTGACGCTGCGGCGCTTGGACAGCCGGGCTACACCTTCGTTCCGCTTCTGGAAGGCCAGCGCCGCTACATCCGCAACAGCGACCTCGCCATCTGCCATCAGGAGACGCCGGTGGCCACACCTGAGGGGCCTTTCTCTGCCTATCCATCCTTCGACGTACCGCCGCAAATCATCACAGCCTCCAAGGATGTGGGCTACAAGGCTTGTACTACCGCCAGCAATCACACCATCGACCGCGGAACGGAAGGTTTGCTGCGGACACTGGATGCCCTGGACGCAGCAGGACTGAAGCACACCGGCTCGTACAGGACAGAGGCGGCGTCCAAGGAGATCCTCATGCTCCAGACAGACGCTGCCAAGGTGGCGGTGATCATTGGAACCTATGGGCACAACGGTCAAATCCCGGAGTACCCCTGGCTGGTTGACGAACTGGATCCAGCCACCATGATCGCGAAGGCAAAACAGGCCAAAGCGCTTGGAGCTGACATTGTGCTGGGCGTCATGCATGCCGGGGACGAATACGCCAGTGAGGCTAACGCCCAGCAGCAGGAGGTTGCGCACGCATTGGTGGACAGCGGCCAGTTCACCATGATCTACGGGCACCACACACACTCGGTGTTGCCGATCGAAAATTACAAGGGAACGTGGATCGTCTATGGCCTGGGCAACGGAGTCACTGAACTGTCACCCTGGTATGTCCTGAACAATGAAGGGCTGTTGGTCCGGGCGCAGTTCAGCCAAAACACTGAAGGGGTCTGGAGTGTCTCGGACCTCGCCTGGGCTCCGTCAGTGATTGTGCGGGACCCCTATCGGTGGTGCTCCGTGGCCAGCGACGCGCCCCAAGGCGTTTGTGCCACCCCAGCGGCCGATGCCCAGACGTATCAGCGCACCAAAACCGTGGTTGAGTCCATGGGCGCAGCCGCAGCGGGCGCGCACGAACTGCTCATCACCAAGGAAAAGTAA
- the pdxT gene encoding pyridoxal 5'-phosphate synthase glutaminase subunit PdxT encodes MTNPLSDASSRVGSGLRIGVLALQGDFREHIHAVEAAGAVGVGIRRPSELDDIDGLIIPGGESTTIDKLSRIFEVRDPLRKRIAEGLPVYGSCAGMILLANEIADPSTDLDGNPQQTFGGLDITVRRNAFGRQRESFETDLDFKGLEFSAGESGVDPVHAVFIRGPWVERVGPGVEVLAQVDPDHASHTATLHGVARIVAVRSGQLLATSFHPEVTGEKRVHELFIRMIRGEA; translated from the coding sequence ATGACCAACCCCCTTTCCGACGCTTCGTCACGCGTGGGTTCAGGACTCCGGATCGGCGTACTGGCTCTGCAGGGCGACTTCCGTGAGCATATCCACGCCGTAGAAGCCGCTGGTGCTGTCGGCGTAGGTATTCGCCGTCCGTCAGAGCTCGATGACATTGACGGGCTCATCATTCCCGGCGGTGAATCCACCACCATTGACAAGCTTTCCAGGATTTTCGAAGTCCGCGACCCCCTCCGGAAGCGCATCGCGGAGGGACTTCCTGTCTATGGCTCCTGCGCCGGCATGATCCTCCTGGCCAACGAAATTGCGGACCCGTCCACTGACCTGGACGGAAATCCGCAGCAAACTTTCGGCGGGCTGGACATCACGGTCCGCAGGAATGCGTTTGGGCGTCAACGGGAGTCCTTTGAAACGGATCTGGACTTCAAAGGCCTCGAATTCAGCGCAGGGGAGTCCGGTGTGGATCCCGTCCACGCGGTATTCATAAGGGGCCCCTGGGTGGAGCGGGTGGGTCCAGGCGTGGAAGTCCTTGCCCAGGTTGATCCGGACCACGCCAGCCACACAGCCACATTGCATGGAGTGGCTAGAATTGTTGCAGTGCGTTCCGGCCAACTGCTGGCCACCTCCTTCCATCCGGAAGTGACGGGCGAGAAACGCGTGCATGAACTCTTTATTCGAATGATCAGAGGAGAAGCGTAA
- the pdxS gene encoding pyridoxal 5'-phosphate synthase lyase subunit PdxS produces MSTPDVSNEAGSSANSVTGSSRVKRGMAEMLKGGVIMDVVNVEQARIAEDAGAVAVMALERVPADIRAQGGVSRMSDPDMIDAIIAAVSIPVMAKARIGHFVEAQVLQSLGVDYIDESEVLTPADYINHIDKWNFTVPFVCGATNLGEALRRINEGAAMIRSKGEAGTGDVSNATGHMRKIRSEIAKLAALPEDELYVAAKELQAPYELVKEVAATGKLPVVLFTAGGIATPADAAMMMQLGADGVFVGSGIFKSGNPAERAAAVVKATTFHDDPDVIAKVSRGLGEAMVGINVDDIPQPHRLAERGW; encoded by the coding sequence GTGTCTACACCAGATGTAAGCAACGAAGCCGGTTCGTCCGCGAACAGCGTCACGGGCAGCAGCCGCGTTAAGCGGGGCATGGCGGAGATGCTCAAGGGCGGCGTCATCATGGACGTCGTTAACGTCGAGCAGGCCCGCATCGCCGAGGATGCCGGTGCCGTTGCCGTCATGGCGCTCGAGCGCGTCCCGGCCGATATCCGCGCCCAGGGCGGGGTGTCCCGCATGTCCGATCCGGACATGATCGATGCGATCATCGCTGCCGTGTCCATCCCGGTCATGGCGAAGGCCCGCATCGGTCACTTCGTCGAAGCCCAGGTCCTGCAGTCCCTCGGTGTTGACTACATCGACGAGTCCGAGGTCCTGACCCCGGCCGACTACATCAACCACATTGATAAGTGGAACTTCACCGTTCCCTTCGTCTGTGGTGCCACCAACCTTGGTGAGGCGCTGCGCCGCATCAACGAGGGCGCGGCGATGATCCGTTCCAAGGGCGAGGCCGGCACCGGTGATGTTTCCAACGCCACCGGGCACATGCGCAAGATCCGCTCCGAGATCGCCAAGCTCGCCGCCCTCCCGGAGGATGAGCTGTACGTTGCGGCCAAGGAACTCCAGGCCCCGTATGAGCTGGTCAAGGAAGTTGCCGCCACCGGCAAGCTCCCCGTGGTTCTGTTCACTGCCGGCGGTATTGCTACCCCGGCTGATGCTGCGATGATGATGCAGCTCGGCGCTGACGGCGTGTTCGTCGGTTCGGGCATCTTCAAGTCCGGCAACCCGGCAGAGCGCGCCGCCGCCGTCGTGAAGGCCACCACCTTCCACGACGACCCCGATGTCATCGCCAAGGTCTCCCGCGGCCTGGGCGAAGCCATGGTGGGCATTAACGTGGACGACATCCCGCAGCCGCACCGCCTCGCAGAGCGCGGCTGGTAA
- a CDS encoding M3 family metallopeptidase, whose amino-acid sequence MTNPLLSPSPLPYGLPPFAGISAEHYAEAVESGLSEHLSEIAGIVDNAEPATVENTAVAMERSGLLLNRAAAAFFTLVSADASEAIKLLETELSPKFSAHQDAVYMNRGLYERFASINTTGLDAESSRLVQEYLKEFRQSGIQLDDAGQQRLREVNAELSRLGTEYGQRVKEAMKSAALLLDDAHELAGLQPEVITGAAEAAKTAGHNGKYLLTLIQPSNQPALAFLENRAIRRRLFEASVARGSDGGALDVSDLVKATARLRAEKAALLGFANFAELVVDQQTAPGFSHVQEMLARLAPAAVRNAQAEAEALAEAAGHELEPWDWAYYSAKVRKEKFAVDEQELRPYFSLETVLKEGVFHAAKQLFGVTFHERVDLHAYHPDVRIWEVRDDDGTGLGLFLGDYYTRESKRGGAWMNSLVEQSTLLGTGSVVINNLNITKPAPGEPTLLSLDEVRTVFHEFGHALHGLFSKVTYPRFSGTSVPRDFVEYPSQVNEMWIMWPEVLANYARHYSTGEVLPQETVDKLNESMLWGEGFATTEYLAASLLDLAWHVVSESEVPEDVPAFESKALAEAGIAHPLIPPRYRTGYFQHIFAGAGYAAGYYSYIWSEVLDADTVEWFKENGGLTRSNGDRFRSELLSRGNSRDALESFRAFRGRDAELGPLLKRRGLE is encoded by the coding sequence ATGACCAATCCACTCTTGAGCCCCAGCCCGCTGCCCTACGGGCTCCCGCCCTTCGCCGGCATTTCTGCAGAGCACTACGCCGAAGCCGTCGAGTCAGGCTTGTCCGAGCATTTGAGTGAGATTGCCGGCATTGTGGACAATGCTGAGCCCGCCACGGTGGAAAACACGGCCGTGGCCATGGAGCGGTCCGGGCTCCTCCTCAACAGGGCCGCTGCGGCTTTCTTCACACTGGTCTCCGCTGATGCTTCCGAGGCCATCAAGTTGCTGGAGACGGAGTTATCCCCCAAGTTCTCGGCCCATCAGGACGCTGTCTACATGAACCGCGGTCTCTATGAGCGGTTCGCGTCCATTAACACCACGGGTCTGGATGCTGAGTCCTCCAGATTGGTACAGGAGTATCTCAAGGAGTTCCGGCAATCCGGGATTCAGCTCGATGACGCCGGGCAACAGCGCTTGCGCGAGGTCAACGCTGAGCTGTCCCGGTTAGGCACGGAGTACGGTCAGCGCGTCAAGGAAGCCATGAAGTCCGCTGCGTTGCTTCTTGACGATGCCCATGAGCTCGCCGGTCTCCAGCCTGAGGTGATCACCGGTGCAGCGGAAGCAGCAAAAACCGCCGGCCATAACGGCAAATACTTGCTGACCCTGATTCAACCCAGCAATCAGCCGGCTCTGGCTTTCCTGGAAAACCGGGCCATCCGTCGTCGTCTTTTCGAGGCTTCTGTGGCACGCGGCAGTGATGGCGGCGCTTTGGACGTCAGCGACCTGGTGAAGGCCACTGCCCGTTTGCGGGCAGAGAAGGCGGCCCTCCTGGGGTTTGCCAATTTCGCCGAGTTGGTGGTTGACCAGCAGACTGCGCCCGGTTTCAGCCATGTGCAGGAGATGCTGGCCCGCCTGGCTCCGGCCGCCGTTCGCAATGCCCAAGCGGAAGCAGAGGCCTTGGCCGAGGCCGCCGGCCACGAACTTGAGCCGTGGGATTGGGCCTACTATTCGGCCAAGGTCCGCAAAGAGAAATTCGCTGTGGATGAGCAGGAGCTCCGCCCCTATTTCAGTCTGGAAACTGTCCTCAAAGAGGGCGTCTTCCATGCAGCAAAGCAGCTGTTCGGAGTGACGTTCCATGAAAGAGTAGACCTCCACGCTTACCATCCGGATGTCCGCATATGGGAAGTACGGGACGACGACGGTACTGGCCTCGGCCTGTTTTTAGGCGACTACTACACCCGCGAATCAAAGCGCGGCGGCGCCTGGATGAATTCCCTCGTGGAACAGTCCACCTTGCTGGGAACAGGCTCGGTAGTGATCAACAACCTCAACATCACCAAACCTGCTCCGGGCGAGCCCACGCTGTTGTCTTTGGACGAAGTCCGTACTGTTTTCCATGAGTTCGGCCATGCGCTGCACGGCCTGTTTTCCAAGGTTACCTATCCGCGGTTCTCCGGGACATCGGTGCCGCGGGACTTTGTTGAATACCCCTCCCAGGTCAACGAAATGTGGATCATGTGGCCGGAGGTACTGGCCAACTACGCAAGGCATTACTCCACGGGAGAAGTCCTGCCGCAGGAGACCGTGGACAAACTCAACGAGTCAATGTTGTGGGGAGAGGGATTCGCAACTACCGAGTACCTCGCGGCATCGCTCTTGGATCTTGCATGGCATGTGGTGTCCGAATCGGAGGTGCCGGAGGACGTTCCGGCCTTCGAGTCCAAAGCGCTGGCCGAGGCAGGCATTGCCCACCCCTTGATTCCGCCGAGGTACCGGACGGGCTATTTCCAGCACATTTTCGCCGGCGCCGGATACGCAGCGGGATACTACTCCTACATCTGGAGTGAGGTGCTGGACGCGGACACCGTGGAGTGGTTCAAGGAAAACGGGGGCCTGACCCGTTCCAACGGGGATCGGTTCAGATCTGAATTGCTCTCGCGGGGTAACAGCCGTGATGCCCTCGAGTCATTCCGCGCCTTCCGGGGCCGCGACGCCGAGCTCGGCCCCCTCCTCAAGCGCAGGGGGCTGGAATAG
- a CDS encoding Mur ligase family protein: MLSFSVPLGKLVRTLSRLRGGGSAFPGLVVEKIDPGFMQRTLASLPLGVAVVSGTNGKTTTTKMVVELLESQGLKVFTNRSGSNFTRGVAASLLGDVDWRGRLDADIAILELDEAHAVHFVNKVEPRYSLLLNVLRDQLDRFGEIDKTARLLEHIASKTSGTVVLNREDPRVARIASAINTLDAVHHPEVRYFGLDESLRSTFPNDDEMRTTGIGPSPSGTSVAAETGEDVDLPAADVVLRRVGAQDADFEFDGKTVTTSMKLRGVYNIFNAAAALSLARSIMGTGPVDTPKLVKALGEVAPAFGRGESLTVDGQPLELVLVKNPSGFRLGLKSFPAGGYATMIAINDNYADGRDMSWLWDVEFDSLRESGVEVLTGVRAYDMALRLQYDDVHFGVVEPDITAALRTFIDGSRGKPKRIFCTYTSMLAIRRELAKITIVEVVS; encoded by the coding sequence ATGCTTTCCTTCAGCGTTCCCCTCGGCAAGCTGGTCCGCACACTGTCCCGGCTCCGGGGCGGAGGCTCAGCTTTTCCCGGCTTGGTGGTTGAGAAAATCGATCCCGGCTTCATGCAGCGAACGCTGGCTTCGCTCCCCCTCGGCGTAGCGGTGGTCAGCGGCACCAACGGCAAGACCACCACCACAAAGATGGTGGTGGAACTCCTTGAAAGCCAAGGCCTCAAAGTGTTCACCAACCGCAGCGGCAGCAACTTCACCCGTGGTGTGGCAGCGTCCCTGCTGGGCGATGTGGACTGGCGTGGACGGCTCGACGCGGACATTGCCATTCTCGAATTGGACGAGGCCCATGCCGTGCACTTCGTCAACAAAGTGGAGCCTCGGTACAGCCTCCTGTTGAATGTCCTGCGCGATCAATTGGACCGTTTCGGCGAAATCGATAAGACCGCCCGCCTGCTGGAGCACATCGCCTCAAAAACCTCCGGCACCGTTGTCCTCAACCGGGAAGATCCTCGCGTAGCCCGGATTGCCAGTGCCATCAACACCCTGGACGCCGTCCACCACCCCGAAGTCCGCTATTTCGGCCTCGACGAATCGCTGCGCAGTACGTTCCCCAACGATGACGAGATGCGAACCACAGGCATTGGCCCCTCGCCGTCAGGGACCTCTGTTGCCGCAGAAACCGGCGAGGATGTAGACCTGCCGGCTGCCGACGTCGTGCTTCGACGGGTAGGTGCCCAGGACGCAGACTTTGAGTTCGACGGCAAAACCGTCACCACATCGATGAAGCTTCGCGGCGTCTACAACATCTTCAACGCTGCCGCGGCGTTGTCCCTGGCGAGATCCATCATGGGAACGGGTCCAGTGGATACTCCCAAACTGGTGAAGGCCCTGGGGGAAGTTGCTCCCGCCTTCGGCCGCGGTGAAAGCCTCACGGTGGATGGTCAACCGCTGGAACTGGTGCTCGTGAAGAATCCAAGCGGTTTCCGGCTCGGGCTGAAGTCCTTCCCCGCCGGTGGTTATGCCACCATGATCGCCATCAATGACAACTACGCTGACGGCAGGGACATGTCCTGGCTCTGGGATGTTGAATTCGACTCCCTGCGCGAGAGCGGCGTGGAAGTCCTCACGGGGGTACGCGCCTACGACATGGCCCTCCGCCTGCAATACGACGACGTTCACTTTGGTGTGGTGGAGCCGGACATCACCGCAGCACTCCGGACCTTCATCGACGGATCGCGAGGCAAGCCCAAGCGCATTTTCTGCACGTACACTTCCATGCTCGCCATTCGCCGCGAACTGGCCAAAATCACCATAGTTGAGGTGGTCTCATGA
- the pgsA gene encoding phosphatidylinositol phosphate synthase, translated as MLNRHARGFFTSLFTPLARWLLRIGVSPDAVTIAGTLGVILGGLVLYPLGYLWWGSVVVAFFAFSDVVDGIMARLQGRSGGWGNFLDSTLDRLADGAIFAGLTIWFFTSGEDPAIATAAVVCLVLGMVVSYARAKAESLGYQASVGIAERAERLASVLLITGLTGLGLPPVVLFGTLIILALASVVTIVQRMATVRRQAMAEADGAAAA; from the coding sequence ATGCTCAATAGGCATGCGCGCGGCTTCTTTACTTCTCTTTTCACTCCTTTAGCGCGTTGGCTCCTGAGGATCGGTGTGTCTCCGGACGCCGTGACCATAGCGGGAACCTTAGGGGTGATTCTGGGTGGACTCGTCCTCTATCCGTTGGGCTACTTATGGTGGGGCTCGGTGGTGGTGGCATTCTTCGCCTTTTCCGACGTCGTGGACGGCATCATGGCAAGGCTGCAGGGTCGCAGTGGTGGCTGGGGCAACTTCCTGGATTCCACCCTGGACAGGCTCGCCGACGGTGCGATCTTTGCAGGCCTGACCATATGGTTTTTCACCAGCGGCGAAGATCCTGCAATTGCCACGGCCGCCGTCGTCTGCCTGGTTCTTGGAATGGTTGTTTCCTATGCCCGTGCCAAAGCGGAGTCCCTCGGCTATCAAGCGAGTGTGGGAATCGCCGAACGTGCAGAACGGTTGGCGTCGGTGCTGCTCATCACCGGGCTCACCGGACTAGGCCTTCCGCCCGTTGTGCTGTTCGGGACACTGATCATCCTGGCCCTGGCGAGCGTGGTGACAATCGTCCAGCGGATGGCCACCGTGCGCAGGCAAGCCATGGCTGAAGCAGACGGAGCTGCCGCCGCATGA